The Candidatus Methylarchaceae archaeon HK02M2 nucleotide sequence CAAAAGGAAATTGAAAAGATTGGAGGAAAACCAGAACTAAGAACATTGAAAAAAGGCTACCCTGTCTTTAATGACAATGGGAACATAATCCTTGATGTAGACTTTGGACTTATAGAAAATCCTTTTCTGTTATTGAATAAGATAAAGTATATATCTGGTGTGGTTGAGGCAGGAATATTCATCGAGAGAATCCATATAATTTATAATGCTCGGAAAAATGGAACTGTGACGAAGATAACTCCTAAAGTTGAAATCAAATGAAAATCATTGTTGGAATAACTGGAGCAAGTGGCGTAATATATGGTAAAAGACTCTTAGAAGTTCTCTCGGATAAGAGCGTTGAGACTTACTTAATAGTGAGTC carries:
- a CDS encoding ribose-5-phosphate isomerase A; protein product: QKEIEKIGGKPELRTLKKGYPVFNDNGNIILDVDFGLIENPFLLLNKIKYISGVVEAGIFIERIHIIYNARKNGTVTKITPKVEIK